The Streptomyces sp. NBC_00162 sequence AGCAATGACATCGGGGCGGACGAGCGATATCCAGTCAGCTCAGCAGATCGGCGACAGGAACTTGCACGGAAATGACGCCTCCGGGGTTCAGTTTCAGGTGGGCATCGATCGGCAGGCTGGCTGCGAGTCGGAGAGCATCCATCTTCCGCAGCTCGGGAGCCGTGCCGGGGGCATGACGCACATCGGTGAAGGCTTCCACGACCCCGCTACCGCCTGCTACCGCGCGATGTTCCCCGAGGCCGACGATCGAGTCAGGGATCAGGAAAACACTGGATTTCGCGAGTGCCTGACAGATGGCAGCTTCGGGCCCGTACCCAGTGACAGCAAGCTGAATGGCCGCATCTACCGGATCTGTCGGCTCAGGCATTCCCATGGTGCGCGGCGAAGGGCGATATTTCGAGTTGCCTTTAAATTCATCGGTGATCACACCATCGTCGTCGACTTTCCAGGCACCCATGATGGCGTAGGGCGGGACCCGACCATGCGAATCGACGAACGGGTCGATCGCATAGACCCAGGAGCCAGGGTTCCTCGCCGCTTCCGCGCGCATGGATTCCGT is a genomic window containing:
- a CDS encoding type VII secretion system-associated protein is translated as MSESLTPDPARWITESMRAEAARNPGSWVYAIDPFVDSHGRVPPYAIMGAWKVDDDGVITDEFKGNSKYRPSPRTMGMPEPTDPVDAAIQLAVTGYGPEAAICQALAKSSVFLIPDSIVGLGEHRAVAGGSGVVEAFTDVRHAPGTAPELRKMDALRLAASLPIDAHLKLNPGGVISVQVPVADLLS